In a genomic window of Brassica rapa cultivar Chiifu-401-42 chromosome A10, CAAS_Brap_v3.01, whole genome shotgun sequence:
- the LOC117129166 gene encoding F-box protein At1g49360-like, translating to MAEYLSLIFYRICNPKSRYDYEEMAEARAEAERRGFEAELKRLRTISEAEELRLKTQLKRVEAERKRFGAEVNRLRRIILENNNSGGPPEFCLPSDLLAVILSRLALKDNIRSSAVCKTWGEIAASVRVRDPPCWLMYLDPCRNSYGFFDPIEKKKTKAMMVDLPESCYILYSNDGWLLMEDRASHARLFFFNPFTRERVDLPVFDTVLLMQMRFAFSCAPTKKGCVVFGITGASVSGREVEIITWRPGGASSTTWVKEHFPNPFPCDLVDTINVLYNTRDGLFYMSLGIALGVFDPSARTWNLVPVLQPIPCFQRHPMRWITEYKGEIFLVDASSVKPVVYRLNNSFKRSVWEKKETLEDGCSIFVSDGSCVMTCGLISNILYFWNNDINDRRPSPTKYQDFTFKMNRPYKYSLYSSSLCDDPEGFYFEYRPTNRNNGVWIQPPHNISIFDFPILPAEDAINTRLFI from the exons ATGGCAGAATATCTATCGTTAATTTTCTATAGGATTTGTAATCCCAAAAGCAG GTATGATTACGAAGAAATGGCGGAAGCTCGAGCAGAGGCAGAACGCAGGGGGTTTGAGGCAGAGCTCAAGAGGTTGAGAACAATCTCAGAAGCAGAGGAATTGAG GTTGAAAACACAGTTAAAAAGAGTTGAGGCAGAGCGCAAGAGGTTTGGGGCAGAAGTGAATAGGTTGAGAAGAATCATCTTAGAAAACAATAATAGTGGAGGACCCCCCGAGTTTTGTCTTCCCTCGGATCTTTTAGCTGTGATACTGTCCCGTCTTGCTTTGAAAGACAACATACGGTCTTCTGCCGTTTGCAAGACATGGGGTGAAATAGCTGCATCTGTTCGGGTTAGAGATCCGCCTTGCTGGCTTATGTATCTTGATCCATGTCGTAACTCGTATGGGTTCTTCGACCcaatagagaagaagaagacaaaggcaATGATGGTGGATCTACCCGAGTCTTGCTATATTCTTTATTCCAATGATGGGTGGTTACTCATGGAAGACAGGGCTTCACATGCCAGGCTTTTCTTCTTCAATCCTTTCACCCGAGAGCGCGTAGACCTGCCGGTGTTTGATACAGTTTTGTTGATGCAAATGCGTTTTGCTTTCTCCTGTGCTCCCACAAAGAAAGGCTGTGTGGTGTTTGGTATTACTGGTGCTAGCGTCTCGGGTCGGGAAGTCGAAATCATCACTTGGCGTCCTGGTGGTGCCTCTTCTACTACATGGGTAAAAGAGCACTTCCCAAACCCGTTTCCTTGTGACCTTGTGGATACAATAAACGTCTTATACAACACAAGGGATGGTCTCTTCTATATGTCATTGGGGATTGCGCTAGGGGTATTCGATCCGTCTGCACGTACTTGGAATCTTGTCCCTGTGCTGCAACCGATCCCATGTTTCCAGAGGCACCCGATGAGGTGGATTACTGAATATAAAGGAGAGATATTTCTTGTAGATGCATCGTCTGTGAAGCCCGTGGTGTACAGGCTTAATAACTCTTTCAAGAGGTCAGTTTGGGAGAAGAAAGAAACATTGGAGGATGGTTGCTCAATTTTTGTGAGCGATGGGTCATGCGTGATGACTTGTGGGTTAATCAGTAACATTTTGTATTTCTGGAACAATGATATCAACGACAGGCGTCCCAGTCCCACCAAGTACCAAGACTTTACTTTCAAAATGAATCGGCCCTACAAGTATTCCTTATACAGCAGCAGTTTATGTGATGACCCTGAAGGGTTTTACTTTGAATATCGCCCCACCAATCGGAACAATGGTGTCTGGATTCAGCCGCCCCACAACATCTCTATCTTTGATTTTCCCATCCTCCCCGCAGAAGATGCCATAAATACGCGTCTATTTAtctga